A window from Megalobrama amblycephala isolate DHTTF-2021 linkage group LG9, ASM1881202v1, whole genome shotgun sequence encodes these proteins:
- the LOC125275784 gene encoding CMP-N-acetylneuraminate-beta-galactosamide-alpha-2,3-sialyltransferase 1-like: MVSFTKLRSPYITALFCFSIFVLMFLQNAVIYTVLKTSVDSTKGGLCACDKCVRDLSDDDWFFTRFNPTVPPLMNKRNSVLRTDVYRWWKGLQSESSKVNYTDVVDTLFSLFPDEEHYSDAGPDRCRTCAVVGNSGNLLGSHYGQLIDSHDFVIRINKGPTKGFENDVGSKTTHRILYPESAVDVDNSTHLVLLPFKITDMRWLISVFTTRHITSTYIRVRPTVNADRDKVMIIHPAFMKYVYESWLEKHGKYPSTGFLTLIFALHICDQVNVFGFGANSDGHWHHYFDRSLTHFSRGVHGGDFENKTINELLLINKISMHKRW, encoded by the exons ATGGTTTCCTTCACCAAACTGAGATCTCCGTACATCACAGCGCTCTTCTGTTTTAGCATCTTTGTTCTTATGTTCCTCCAAAACGCGGTGATCTATACTGTACTCAAAACATCTGTTGATTCCACCAAAGGAGGTTTGTGCGCTTGTGATAAATGTGTCCGGGATCTGAGTGATGATGACTGGTTCTTCACGCGGTTCAACCCCACAGTTCCACCTCTGATGAACAAGAGAAACAGTGTGTTGAGGACAGATGTCTACAGATGGTGGAAG GGTCTACAATCTGAATCCTCTAAAGTCAACTACACAGATGTGGTGGACACattgttttctctctttcccgATGAAGAACACTACTCAGACGCTGGTCCAGATCGCTGCAGAACCTGTGCTGTGGTGGGAAACTCTGGGAACCTCCTCGGATCCCACTATGGTCAACTAATAGACAGCCATGACTTTGTCATAAG GATAAATAAAGGTCCGACAAAGGGTTTTGAGAATGATGTGGGATCGAAGACCACTCACCGGATTCTGTATCCCGAGAGCGCTGTGGATGTGGATAACTCCACCCATCTGGTGCTTCTGCCCTTTAAGATTACAGACATGCGCTGGCTCATCAGTGTCTTCACCACTAGACACATCACAAG CACTTATATTAGAGTGAGACCTACAGTAAATGCAGACAGAGACAAG GTAATGATCATCCATCCTGCATTCATGAAATATGTCTATGAGAGCTGGCTAGAGAAACATGGCAAATATCCTTCTACTGGCTTCCTTACATTAATATTCGCCCTGCACATCTGTGATCAG GTTAATGTTTTTGGGTTTGGAGCAAATAGTGACGGACACTGGCATCACTATTTTGACAGAAGTTTGACTCACTTCAGCAGAGGTGTTCATGGTGGAGACTTtgaaaataaaaccataaaTGAGCTTCTGCTGATAAACAAGATTTCTATGCATAAACGGTGGTAA
- the LOC125275765 gene encoding E3 SUMO-protein ligase KIAA1586-like isoform X1, whose amino-acid sequence MRGGASLKLLRLRHHLNFSLSWYLNVSLTSSSKHTLFVFWNTLWILIRMSKRKQPNLSQFGFTKQTKRSDDSAPATTSLPVIPSALPPLKVAASDSTSTEDSETLAPETTAVTCSGPGDHATPFNWTTKQWSEWRIRNTWLYSKNQKLGCTVCMEAKSLLLAERATGVHLSEEWMNGEVSSESQNNLRKKIYKHRDSLAHKRAVEISEMKEKDVLPNKVLEVNANLMQETATSFRSAYMVAKEKMAYRKLPAVMSLQKLNGANVGNVHKSDHACAEIIGHIASEMRAKFVSKIKELGSRISITIDESTVHGLAYMIIYVRCDMTGTGEVDNVFLDIVELSEGTDAESMYKSLRKSLRQAGLDDEFLGKNLICIATDGAAVLTGRVGGLVTKLKQDFPKVQSIHCLAHRLELAVKDSLKEVAGCNQFEFFISKLYALYNQSSKNARLLQEAATGLNMQILKIGQIFTIRWVASSFRTVKAVWNDYPALAHQFRTAMEDTSRCDTERQKFRGLHKLLTSTGFLADLACMKDVLRELQNLSLKLQRKQTSLVDASCHIQQTIDVLTAMKASGGKSTQKAEQRISTGLFKDVELIESRPKINRLQFNQSIINSLKKRLPEPDLVQMLKPLDKRFWPQQHSARILYGETEVRALAKTLGEPAREAVEEFRDFKLQNRAPGKTLVKLQTASLTYLPSSAECERGFSAVNSTDSKYRNKLREQSLSSLLFVDLNGPPLEQFDPLPFVSSWIKAGHRPSTSWVTGRKAKTEDPRPLWSLLI is encoded by the coding sequence ATGCGTGGCGGCGCTTCACTGAAATTACTACGTTTACGTCACCACTTGAACTTCTCACTGAGTTGGTATTTGAATGTTAGCTTAACTTCAAGTTCAAAACATACTTTATTCGTTTTTTGGAACACTCTGTGGATACTAATAAGAATGTCAAAAAGAAAGCAGCCAAACCTCAGTCAATTTGGATTTACAAAACAAACGAAGAGGAGTGATGACAGCGCACCAGCTACAACTAGCTTGCCGGTGATACCGTCGGCGCTGCCGCCGCTAAAAGTTGCTGCTAGTGACAGCACCAGCACCGAGGATAGCGAGACTTTGGCGCCAGAAACCACCGCTGTGACCTGCAGCGGACCAGGCGATCATGCAACACCTTTCAACTGGACAACAAAGCAATGGAGTGAGTGGAGAATCAGGAATACATGGCTCTACTCCAAAAATCAGAAGTTAGGATgtacagtatgcatggaggcaaAAAGCCTGTTGCTCGCCGAAAGAGCAACGGGAGTACATCTGTCAGAGGAATGGATGAATGGAGAGGTCAGCAGCGAGTCACAGAATAACCTGCGGAAAAAGATTTACAAGCATCGGGACAGTTTGGCACACAAAAGAGCGGTTGAGATTTCGGAGATGAAGGAAAAGGATGTGCTCCCAAACAAGGTACTTGAAGTAAATGCTAATTTAATGCAAGAAACAGCTACGTCTTTCAGATCTGCTTATATGGTGGCCAAGGAAAAAATGGCCTACAGAAAGCTCCCTGCTGTAATGTCCCTTCAAAAACTTAATGGTGCAAACGTGGGAAATGTGCACAAATCAGACCATGCTTGTGCTGAAATAATCGGACATATCGCCAGTGAAATGAGAGCTAAATttgtttcaaaaataaaagaacTGGGATCACGAATCAGTATCACGATAGATGAGAGCACAGTTCATGGCCTGGCTTATATGATCATTTATGTGCGGTGTGACATGACAGGAACGGGGGAAGTggataatgtttttttagataTCGTTGAGCTTTCAGAAGGCACGGATGCCGAATCGATGTACAAAAGTTTGAGGAAAAGCTTGAGACAAGCGGGACTGGATGATGAGTTTCTGGGAAAAAATCTCATCTGCATTGCAACGGATGGAGCAGCGGTACTGACGGGCAGAGTCGGCGGACTCGTCACTAAACTCAAACAAGATTTCCCCAAAGTTCAGTCAATACACTGTCTAGCTCACCGACTTGAGTTAGCTGTCAAAGACTCACTTAAGGAAGTAGCTGGATGTAACCAATTTGAGTTTTTTATCTCAAAACTTTACGCCCTCTATAACCAGTCATCAAAAAACGCCCGTTTGCTCCAGGAGGCAGCTACAGGTTTGAACATGCAAATCCTAAAAATAGGTCAAATCTTTACAATTCGTTGGGTGGCTAGTAGTTTTCGCACTGTGAAGGCAGTATGGAACGATTATCCTGCACTGGCGCACCAATTCAGAACAGCCATGGAAGACACATCTCGCTGCGACACAGAGAGGCAGAAATTCAGGGGCCTGCACAAACTCCTTACAAGCACAGGTTTTTTGGCTGATTTGGCATGTATGAAGGATGTACTGCGAGAATTACAAAATCTGTCGCTAAAACTGCAACGCAAAcaaacatctttagttgatgcAAGTTGCCACATTCAGCAGACCATTGACGTCTTGACAGCCATGAAAGCAAGTGGAGGAAAATCCACACAAAAAGCCGAACAACGCATATCGACTGGCCTGTTCAAAGATGTTGAGCTTATAGAGAGCAGGCCGAAGATAAACCGTCTTCAGTTCAATCAGTCTATTATCAACAGCCTAAAGAAGAGACTGCCCGAACCGGACCTTGTCCAGATGCTGAAACCGCTGGATAAACGCTTTTGGCCACAGCAACATAGCGCCCGTATCCTATATGGGGAAACTGAGGTTCGAGCATTGGCAAAAACACTGGGAGAACCGGCCCGAGAGGCTGTCGAGGAGTTCCGGGACTTTAAATTGCAAAACAGAGCACCAGGGAAAACGCTTGTCAAACTTCAAACAGCAAGTCTGACCTACTTGCCGTCCTCAGCTGAGTGTGAGAGGGGATTTTCTGCCGTGAATTCTACTGACAGCAAGTATCGCAACAAGTTGCGTGAACAAAGCCTCTCCTCGCTTCTCTTCGTGGATCTGAATGGACCCCCTTTGGAGCAATTTGACCCTCTGCCTTTTGTATCATCTTGGATTAAAGCCGGTCACCGACCCTCAACATCCTGGGTTACAGGACGGAAAGCAAAGACAGAAGACCCCAGGCCTCTGTGGTCACTTCTGATTTAA